A stretch of Metabacillus sp. FJAT-52054 DNA encodes these proteins:
- a CDS encoding LTA synthase family protein — protein sequence MRKNSISKISFLLIATLFMWLKTYIVYKTSFDIKIENWKQEFILFINPLSFLLFIYGIGLFMKEKNRNRYVFIVSILLTVVLLANMVFFRFFNDFLTIPVLFQSSNMGDLGSSISSLFQPVDVLLFVDLIIMFWLLRKPAFRSESRATRKERSAYYLMVAAIFFFNLGLAETERPQLLTRSFDREMLVKNISVYNFHVYDGIIQSKTSAQRAMADSTNLTEIQNYIKANKKEPNQDMKGIAKGRNVIVVSLESTQSFVMNEKLNGQEITPYLNDLSKQSYNFTNFYHQTGQGKTSDAEFLVENSLYPLGRGAVFFTNPDNEFNAAPEIMKQNGYTTAAFHANNKSFWNRDLMYNSFGYEKFYDVNSYNVTPETSVGWGLKDKEFFEQTADHMKEMKKPFYSKSITLTNHFPFELSEEDQTIDKFDSNSKTLNNYFTTVKYQDDAIKRFIEKLKEDGLYDNSIIVFYGDHYGISENHNEAMAKFLGKEITPFESEQLQRVPFIVHIPGVTDKNPKEIDTVGGQIDIRPTIMNLLGIDTKDQVEFGNDLFSKDRLPFTVMRDGSFVTDKYVYTDNICYDKSTGQPAEDKKVCEPYVDKAKKELDYSDKIIYSDLLRFYNKEDQKPAENK from the coding sequence ATGCGTAAAAATTCAATATCAAAAATTTCTTTTTTGCTCATAGCTACATTGTTCATGTGGCTTAAAACTTACATTGTCTATAAAACTAGCTTTGACATTAAAATTGAAAACTGGAAACAGGAATTCATTCTTTTTATCAATCCACTCAGCTTCCTGCTCTTTATTTATGGAATCGGATTGTTTATGAAGGAAAAGAACAGGAACCGATATGTGTTTATCGTCAGCATCCTGTTAACGGTCGTATTGCTGGCAAACATGGTCTTCTTCCGATTCTTTAATGATTTCCTTACCATTCCGGTGCTGTTCCAGTCAAGTAACATGGGCGACTTGGGAAGCAGTATTTCTTCCTTATTCCAGCCTGTTGACGTTCTTCTGTTTGTAGATCTAATCATCATGTTCTGGCTGCTTCGCAAACCTGCTTTTCGCTCTGAATCGAGAGCAACAAGAAAAGAGCGCTCAGCCTATTATTTAATGGTAGCAGCTATCTTCTTCTTTAACCTTGGACTTGCTGAAACGGAACGCCCTCAGCTTTTAACAAGATCTTTCGACCGTGAAATGCTTGTTAAAAACATCAGTGTTTATAACTTCCATGTGTATGATGGAATTATCCAGTCCAAAACGTCTGCACAGCGTGCAATGGCAGACAGCACGAATTTAACGGAAATTCAAAACTATATTAAAGCAAATAAAAAAGAACCGAATCAGGATATGAAGGGAATTGCTAAAGGCCGAAACGTCATAGTGGTTTCTCTTGAATCTACTCAGTCATTCGTCATGAATGAAAAATTGAATGGACAGGAGATTACTCCATATCTGAATGATTTATCAAAACAAAGCTACAATTTCACTAATTTTTATCATCAGACAGGACAGGGGAAAACCTCTGATGCAGAGTTCCTTGTGGAAAATTCGTTATACCCGCTCGGCAGGGGAGCTGTATTCTTTACAAACCCTGATAATGAATTCAACGCTGCTCCGGAAATCATGAAGCAAAACGGCTATACAACAGCTGCATTTCATGCAAATAACAAATCCTTCTGGAACCGCGATCTCATGTACAATTCATTTGGTTATGAAAAATTCTATGATGTGAATAGCTATAATGTTACACCAGAAACTTCAGTAGGCTGGGGACTTAAGGATAAGGAATTCTTTGAGCAAACGGCTGACCATATGAAAGAAATGAAAAAGCCATTCTATTCTAAGTCCATTACGCTTACGAACCATTTCCCGTTTGAACTAAGCGAGGAAGATCAAACCATCGATAAATTCGATTCAAACAGTAAAACCCTGAACAATTATTTTACAACCGTAAAGTATCAGGATGATGCCATTAAACGTTTTATTGAAAAGCTGAAAGAAGATGGGCTTTATGATAACTCCATCATTGTTTTCTACGGAGACCATTACGGTATTTCCGAAAATCACAATGAAGCGATGGCGAAGTTCTTAGGCAAAGAAATTACACCTTTTGAATCTGAACAGCTTCAGCGTGTACCGTTTATCGTTCATATTCCGGGTGTAACAGATAAGAACCCTAAGGAAATTGACACAGTCGGCGGACAGATTGATATCCGTCCTACCATAATGAATCTGCTTGGTATCGATACAAAAGACCAAGTTGAGTTCGGGAATGACTTGTTCTCTAAAGACCGTCTTCCATTCACTGTCATGCGTGACGGAAGCTTTGTAACAGATAAATATGTTTACACCGACAATATCTGCTACGATAAGAGTACCGGACAGCCTGCAGAAGACAAAAAAGTATGTGAACCTTACGTAGATAAAGCGAAGAAAGAACTCGACTACTCAGACAAAATTATCTATAGTGATTTGTTAAGGTTCTATAACAAAGAAGATCAAAAACCGGCAGAAAATAAATAG
- a CDS encoding ROK family glucokinase, whose translation MSEKWLVGVDLGGTTIKMAFISLYGEMVSKWEIPTDKTGKTITMDIAKAIDAKLQELGETKSRLAGIGMGAPGPVDLASGLVYQTVNLGWLNYPLKDHLEVETGLPAVIDNDANIAAIGEMWRGAGDGAKDVILVTLGTGVGGGIISNGNVIHGVNGAGGEIGHITSIPEGGAPCNCGKTGCLETVASATGIVRIAKEKLGESDQESLLRNAWKETGEITSKDVFEFAAKGDAIAQETVEFVTFHLGLALSSLANGLNPEKIVIGGGVSKAGEYLRVHVEKYFKKYAFPRVAEGAAIEIATLGNDAGVIGGAWLAKTLLTEY comes from the coding sequence ATGAGCGAGAAGTGGCTGGTTGGTGTAGATTTGGGAGGAACCACAATTAAAATGGCTTTTATTTCTCTATACGGAGAAATGGTTAGCAAATGGGAAATCCCTACTGATAAAACTGGAAAAACGATTACAATGGATATTGCGAAAGCGATTGATGCAAAATTGCAGGAACTTGGAGAAACAAAATCCAGATTGGCGGGAATTGGAATGGGCGCTCCTGGACCTGTTGATCTTGCATCAGGACTTGTTTATCAAACGGTCAATCTAGGCTGGCTGAACTATCCGCTTAAAGATCATCTAGAGGTGGAAACAGGCCTACCGGCTGTTATCGATAATGATGCGAACATTGCAGCGATTGGAGAAATGTGGAGAGGTGCAGGCGACGGAGCGAAGGATGTCATTTTAGTGACTCTAGGAACGGGAGTCGGCGGCGGTATTATCTCAAATGGAAATGTCATCCATGGCGTAAATGGTGCAGGCGGAGAAATTGGGCACATTACGTCTATCCCTGAGGGTGGAGCCCCTTGCAACTGCGGTAAAACAGGCTGTCTTGAGACTGTAGCTTCGGCAACGGGGATTGTCAGAATTGCCAAAGAAAAGCTGGGTGAGTCTGATCAGGAGAGCCTGTTAAGGAATGCCTGGAAGGAAACAGGAGAAATTACTTCTAAAGACGTTTTTGAGTTTGCAGCTAAAGGGGACGCAATCGCTCAGGAAACTGTGGAATTTGTGACCTTTCATCTTGGACTCGCGCTTTCCAGTCTTGCTAACGGGCTGAACCCGGAGAAAATCGTCATTGGAGGCGGAGTATCAAAAGCTGGGGAATACTTGAGGGTGCATGTAGAGAAGTACTTTAAGAAATATGCTTTCCCAAGAGTAGCCGAAGGTGCAGCTATTGAAATTGCCACTCTTGGAAATGATGCTGGTGTAATCGGCGGAGCGTGGCTTGCAAAAACTTTACTCACTGAATATTAA
- a CDS encoding YqgQ family protein, with product MNTVYDVRQLLKKYGTIIYIGDRVADLELMEDEVRQLYESKLIETQVFQMALLILRHEAQIEREKRER from the coding sequence TTGAATACAGTTTATGATGTCCGACAGCTTTTAAAGAAGTACGGGACAATTATTTATATCGGGGACCGGGTTGCTGATCTCGAACTTATGGAAGATGAGGTCAGGCAGCTTTATGAATCAAAACTGATTGAAACACAGGTTTTTCAGATGGCTCTTTTAATCCTTCGCCATGAAGCACAGATCGAGCGGGAGAAAAGAGAAAGGTAA
- a CDS encoding rhomboid family intramembrane serine protease, whose protein sequence is MALEQDVFYWSIIGQLLDGKYRIVTMAEDHNEVWLESQRSADFQLVRFVRMDADWGNRLEQDMERAAHMFEEIRKNAGRKSMNILNIYISAYAPVDEWEHLVEKPYSRGNIVLKNVVISDEKRSEGMISMEDMLSVRLEKELPEITDYEELHSYRLKVLEKENTRVTQERKLFEYGKPRFTKLLLAIQIVVFILMELAGGSQNNQTLVNFGAKFNPYIMEGEWWRLITPMFLHIGFIHLLMNSMALYFIGEAVEKMFGSARFLMIYFFSGIMGTLASFAFNTSISAGASGAIFGCFGALLYLGVVQRDLFLRTIGPNILVVIGINLALGFTISNIDNAGHIGGLIGGMAAAFAVQLPSQSKSARQGLAAAAGLVLAVSLAAFGYSRW, encoded by the coding sequence ATGGCGCTAGAGCAGGATGTTTTTTATTGGAGTATCATCGGTCAGCTGCTGGACGGTAAGTACCGCATTGTGACGATGGCAGAGGATCATAATGAAGTGTGGCTGGAGAGCCAGCGCAGTGCTGATTTCCAGCTTGTCCGATTTGTAAGAATGGATGCAGATTGGGGAAATAGGCTGGAGCAGGATATGGAACGCGCTGCGCACATGTTTGAGGAAATCCGGAAAAATGCCGGAAGAAAATCCATGAACATTCTTAACATCTATATTTCTGCTTACGCTCCGGTAGATGAGTGGGAGCATCTTGTCGAAAAGCCTTATTCCCGTGGAAATATTGTACTTAAAAATGTGGTTATTTCTGATGAAAAAAGGTCTGAAGGAATGATTTCAATGGAGGATATGCTTTCTGTCCGCCTGGAAAAAGAACTCCCGGAAATTACAGATTACGAGGAGCTCCATTCGTATAGGCTTAAGGTGTTAGAAAAAGAAAACACGCGGGTAACTCAGGAAAGAAAGCTGTTTGAGTATGGAAAACCAAGATTTACTAAATTACTCCTTGCGATCCAAATCGTTGTGTTTATTCTTATGGAGCTGGCAGGGGGGAGCCAAAATAATCAGACGCTGGTTAACTTTGGTGCTAAATTTAATCCTTATATTATGGAAGGTGAATGGTGGAGGCTTATTACGCCCATGTTCCTTCACATTGGCTTTATTCATCTTTTAATGAACTCAATGGCGCTTTATTTCATTGGAGAAGCAGTTGAGAAAATGTTCGGCTCTGCCAGGTTTTTAATGATTTATTTCTTTTCTGGAATTATGGGGACTCTAGCAAGCTTTGCATTTAATACGTCGATTTCAGCTGGTGCTTCGGGAGCCATTTTCGGCTGCTTTGGTGCTCTGCTTTATCTTGGCGTCGTTCAGCGCGATTTATTTTTGCGTACGATCGGACCAAACATCCTGGTGGTGATTGGCATCAACCTTGCTTTAGGTTTCACAATCTCCAATATTGATAATGCAGGACACATAGGCGGACTTATCGGCGGCATGGCTGCAGCATTTGCTGTGCAGCTGCCTTCCCAGTCTAAATCGGCAAGACAGGGCTTGGCTGCCGCAGCAGGACTGGTTCTCGCTGTTTCTCTTGCTGCGTTCGGATACTCAAGATGGTAA